One Deltaproteobacteria bacterium genomic window, AGATCTGGTAAAAAGCTATGCCGCCGTCCACGGGGAGACGCCGCCCGAGGCGCAGGCCGAGGCCAACCAGCTGGCTTATAGCGTTATCAAGGCCATTGAAAAACTCCGGGACCTCTACAACATTCACACCTTTCCGCTCGTTCATAACTTCATCATCGACATCGGCCTGGCCTCGCGGGGGGGATGCAAGCACTGGGCGGAGGATGTGTTAAACGTGATCGACACGGTGGAACACCCCCACTTTACCGCCTGGTGGGCCGAGGCGCACCCGGGCAAAATGACGGAACACAACACGGCGGTCATTGCCCCGAGGGGGGCCCCCTTTGACGCCGGCATTATGATCGACCCGTGGCGCACCGCCGGCGCACCGTACTGGAGCCTCGTCAAAGAGGATGATCACCCGTGGCAGGTATGGAGCGGGTATCAACCGAGGTGAATGATGGAAAATAGACGTCCTGAATTTGCCCTTATTCTTCTCTGCTCCCTTTTTCTTGTCGTTGTCGTGTTGTCGTACATCCTCCAGGGAAAAGTGGCGACGCTGACGGAAATGCCGATTGCGGTTTTGGAGGTGGACAACAGCCGCTATCCCCTGCACATCGGCGTTATCCCCTTTTCGGTTTTTCTCCTCGCCCTGGCGCTCATCTGTCTCGATCTGGTCAACGAATTTTACGGCCAACGGGATGCCTTCTTTCTTTCTCTCTCCGGCGGCATCGCCGTCCTTTTTGTCTGGGCCCTTCTAAAAGGCCTGACTTACGTTCCCACGGACCTTGGTCAGGCGGCTTTTGACCGGGCCTATGCCGTCCTCTTCAACCTCGACCCCCGTTTCTCTCTTGTCTTTGAATTGTTCCGCCAACTGACCCACAGCGGCTTTATCATCATCCGGCTTTTTATGGCACACCTCCTTGGGCTGGCGGTCTTTTCGGCCGTGGGGGCGGCGCTGGAAAACGAAAGCCCGCTTATTTTGGGCGAGGCCCTTCAGCTTGCGCTCACCCGTTACGTCCAGTGGTTTTTGGTCTCCTTTCTTCTCATCCCGATTTTTTATGTTCTTATGATTCCATTCCGGATCCTGGTCGGCAGGGCGCACTACGCGACGGTCAAGGTGCGCTTTGCCAAAAAGAAGGTTTTCCGCTACGACAACCAGGATAATTTTTTTGAGGGGCGAAGCGAAATGCAGGAAAAAAGGATTCCGACAGGCTCCGGAGGTCCTTTGGAGGAACATGGTGAGCCTGCCCCAAAGGGGCCCCTTGTCGGGGTTGAACCATGAACAACCATACTTATTCATTTGAACTCTCCCGCAAGGCGGTTCATCTTTCCTCCCTCGCCGTGCCGCTATGCGCCTATTACTCCCTGTTTGCGGCGCAGATTATCCTTCTCTTCTTCATCGTCTTTTATTCTTTTTCGGAATGGAGAAAAACGACGGGGAAACCGTTTTTCGCGCATCCGCTGATTTTCAGGATGCAAAGGGACGAGGAGCTCCACTGTTACGCCAGGGCCCCCCTCTTTCTGGCCATCGGGGTTT contains:
- a CDS encoding VUT family protein, whose translation is MMENRRPEFALILLCSLFLVVVVLSYILQGKVATLTEMPIAVLEVDNSRYPLHIGVIPFSVFLLALALICLDLVNEFYGQRDAFFLSLSGGIAVLFVWALLKGLTYVPTDLGQAAFDRAYAVLFNLDPRFSLVFELFRQLTHSGFIIIRLFMAHLLGLAVFSAVGAALENESPLILGEALQLALTRYVQWFLVSFLLIPIFYVLMIPFRILVGRAHYATVKVRFAKKKVFRYDNQDNFFEGRSEMQEKRIPTGSGGPLEEHGEPAPKGPLVGVEP